ACACCCCTTTATTATCGTGTTTCCGCATCACTGCTGACCTCAGCCCCGCATGTCGAAGTCGTGGGCGGCAATTCGTCTGGCGAAGTCGAGCCGATGATCGTTCAGCTTGGGAACCGACGTTTTCTCGGCCTTGGATCAGACCACACGGACCGGGCGCTTGAAGCGCATTCGGTTGCGCTGTCAAAGCAGGTATGCGCCAAGCCCTGTGCGGCGGAACTGTGGGCGTGGGACGAGGTGGCCAACGATCTGGAACGGATCAGCCTCGAAAGCTGGATTGAAGAGGATGGCGAATGGGTTCTCTATCAGCAGGGGACTTTGGCCTCGATCCGTCCGCTGGCAGAACTGATCGTGGGGGCTGGGCTTGATTCGCTGGCGACGGATGGGTGCGCGGCGATGATGTGCGGAACATTTGGGGCCAAGGGTGGGGTTCGCCCGGCCACGCGCTTTCGGATGCGGATGATCGATACCCTGCTTGGGCGCGAGATCGCTCATGAATACACGGCTATCACCCTGCCGGAGGTCGCATGACTGCCATTTTCCGAAACAAGGTGGAGGCCGCCATTGCGCGTGTCGAGACATTGCC
This region of Paracoccus saliphilus genomic DNA includes:
- a CDS encoding DUF2848 domain-containing protein; this translates as MNFNVGGAALNIELTHLVIAGWTGRDAVAITHHIEELAALGVAPPSDTPLYYRVSASLLTSAPHVEVVGGNSSGEVEPMIVQLGNRRFLGLGSDHTDRALEAHSVALSKQVCAKPCAAELWAWDEVANDLERISLESWIEEDGEWVLYQQGTLASIRPLAELIVGAGLDSLATDGCAAMMCGTFGAKGGVRPATRFRMRMIDTLLGREIAHEYTAITLPEVA